The Penaeus vannamei isolate JL-2024 chromosome 13, ASM4276789v1, whole genome shotgun sequence genome window below encodes:
- the Mob4 gene encoding MOB kinase activator-like 4 isoform X3 produces the protein MKMADQSQSVVLRRNRPGTKAQNFYRWCEEAYEEMDSTLVVQQYIQQTIRHDHNNIDAILNAPETQDEGVWKYEHLRQFCMELNGLAVRLQGECQPTTCTQMTATEQWIFLCAAHKTPKECPAIDYTRHTLDGAACLLNSNKVSIKESSVAKLGSVCRRVYRIFSHAYFHHRQIFDEFEAETSLCRRFTVFVTKYNLMSRDNLIVPILEDEGAGQGESDA, from the exons AATTTTTACCGATGGTGTGAAGAGGCCTATGAAGAGATGGACTCGACCCTTGTAGTGCAGCAGTACATCCAGCAGACCATCCGACATGACCACAACAACATTGACGCCATTCTCAATGCCCCAGAAACTCAAGATGAAGGGGTTTGGAAGTATGAGCATCTAAG GCAGTTTTGTATGGAGTTGAATGGCTTGGCAGTACGACTACAGGGAGAGTGCCAGCCCACTACGTGCACTCAGATGACAGCCACAGAGCAGTGGATCTTCCTCTGTGCTGCACACAAGACACCCAAAGAGTGTCCAGCTATTGACTATACCCGACACACCTTGGATGGGGCTGCCTGTCTTCTCAACTCTAATAA agtaAGCATCAAAGAATCCTCCGTAGCCAAACTGGGATCAGTGTGCAGGAGAGTCTACAGGATATTCTCCCATGCATATTTCCACCATAGACAAATATTTGATGAATTTGAG GCGGAGACCTCTCTGTGTCGGCGATTTACAGTTTTCGTAACAAAGTACAATTTGATGTCTCGGGATAATCTTATTGTTCCTATCCTGGAGGATGAAGGCGCTGGACAAGGCGAGTCAGACGCATAG
- the Mob4 gene encoding MOB kinase activator-like 4 isoform X1: MKMADQSQSVVLRRNRPGTKAQNFYRWCEEAYEEMDSTLVVQQYIQQTIRHDHNNIDAILNAPETQDEGVWKYEHLRQFCMELNGLAVRLQGECQPTTCTQMTATEQWIFLCAAHKTPKECPAIDYTRHTLDGAACLLNSNKYFPSRVSIKESSVAKLGSVCRRVYRIFSHAYFHHRQIFDEFEAETSLCRRFTVFVTKYNLMSRDNLIVPILEDEGAGQGESDA; encoded by the exons AATTTTTACCGATGGTGTGAAGAGGCCTATGAAGAGATGGACTCGACCCTTGTAGTGCAGCAGTACATCCAGCAGACCATCCGACATGACCACAACAACATTGACGCCATTCTCAATGCCCCAGAAACTCAAGATGAAGGGGTTTGGAAGTATGAGCATCTAAG GCAGTTTTGTATGGAGTTGAATGGCTTGGCAGTACGACTACAGGGAGAGTGCCAGCCCACTACGTGCACTCAGATGACAGCCACAGAGCAGTGGATCTTCCTCTGTGCTGCACACAAGACACCCAAAGAGTGTCCAGCTATTGACTATACCCGACACACCTTGGATGGGGCTGCCTGTCTTCTCAACTCTAATAAGTACTTTCCCAGCAG agtaAGCATCAAAGAATCCTCCGTAGCCAAACTGGGATCAGTGTGCAGGAGAGTCTACAGGATATTCTCCCATGCATATTTCCACCATAGACAAATATTTGATGAATTTGAG GCGGAGACCTCTCTGTGTCGGCGATTTACAGTTTTCGTAACAAAGTACAATTTGATGTCTCGGGATAATCTTATTGTTCCTATCCTGGAGGATGAAGGCGCTGGACAAGGCGAGTCAGACGCATAG
- the Mob4 gene encoding MOB-like protein phocein isoform X2: MKMADQSQSVVLRRNRPGTKAQNFYRWCEEAYEEMDSTLVVQQYIQQTIRHDHNNIDAILNAPETQDEGVWKYEHLRQFCMELNGLAVRLQGECQPTTCTQMTATEQWIFLCAAHKTPKECPAIDYTRHTLDGAACLLNSNKYFPSRVSIKESSVAKLGSVCRRVYRIFSHAYFHHRQIFDEFEAETSLCRRFTVFVTKYNLMSRDNLIVPILEDEGAGQG, from the exons AATTTTTACCGATGGTGTGAAGAGGCCTATGAAGAGATGGACTCGACCCTTGTAGTGCAGCAGTACATCCAGCAGACCATCCGACATGACCACAACAACATTGACGCCATTCTCAATGCCCCAGAAACTCAAGATGAAGGGGTTTGGAAGTATGAGCATCTAAG GCAGTTTTGTATGGAGTTGAATGGCTTGGCAGTACGACTACAGGGAGAGTGCCAGCCCACTACGTGCACTCAGATGACAGCCACAGAGCAGTGGATCTTCCTCTGTGCTGCACACAAGACACCCAAAGAGTGTCCAGCTATTGACTATACCCGACACACCTTGGATGGGGCTGCCTGTCTTCTCAACTCTAATAAGTACTTTCCCAGCAG agtaAGCATCAAAGAATCCTCCGTAGCCAAACTGGGATCAGTGTGCAGGAGAGTCTACAGGATATTCTCCCATGCATATTTCCACCATAGACAAATATTTGATGAATTTGAG GCGGAGACCTCTCTGTGTCGGCGATTTACAGTTTTCGTAACAAAGTACAATTTGATGTCTCGGGATAATCTTATTGTTCCTATCCTGGAGGATGAAGGCGCTGGACAAG GTTAA